In the genome of Lathyrus oleraceus cultivar Zhongwan6 chromosome 4, CAAS_Psat_ZW6_1.0, whole genome shotgun sequence, the window CTGCAGTCATTCTCTTCCTTGGATCTTTATTTAGTAATCGCTTAACAAAATCTTTTGCGTCGTCTGACAAAGAAGGCCAAGGAGGTTCATCAAAACTTGGATCAGCTTtcaatacagagcgaaatatcCCAGATTCAGTCCGTGCCCAAAATGGACGACTTCCACATAATAAAATATAAGCAATCACGCCAATACTCCAGACATCAGCTTCTGTACTGTAAGCTCTATGCAGAACCTCGGGAGCAACATAGTATGCACTACCAACGATATCATTAAGTCGTTCATCTGTGAAGTGAAATTAAGTCAACTTAATTCAAACCCAAGATTTCATCTGACATGAAGCATACAAAAATGGACTCAAAACATACCCGGTTTGACAAAATCTGACAAACCAAAGTCTATGGCCTTCAGCTCTGAGTTCTCATCTTTGGTTGAAAACAAGAAGTTCTGATCCAGAAATTACCCATTTTCTAAAGTTAATACTCGATAAAAATTATATTTACACAGAAAGAGCCAAGAAGGAAACAAACCAACCATATTTAACTAGTTTAGCAAAAACCATCCTAAAGGATGATGAAATTGCGATACCTCAGGTTTAAGATCACGATGAACAACACCCTGTAGATGGCAAAATGCAACAATATTCAGTATTTGTGTCATGACAGCTTTTGCATCTTCCTCGGAGTATTTCCCTCCTCTGAAAGAGGAAACAAGTATCTCATTGTCATAAGTCATATATGTTTCCTCTTTTGATCATAATTTATATTTATCCCAAAAAAATACCCACCAAGAAATGCAAATCCATCATCCAAATGTTAAATATTCAAAAAGTATTAACATTTACAACATAAATAAACAAATACCTCGATAGTATTCTATCCAAAAGCTCGCCCCCTTCGCACAACCTTAGATGCATAAGAATTTAAAGAGACTTAGTCCCAAAATTCACCAAAATAGAAGATGCCAACAAAGAATATTAAGAATTACAAACCAAACAATTACCAAAGATGAAAAATAAAAACATGTAAGAAATGCAATAAGAGCTTACTCCATAACTATATACACATTATCATGATCTTCATAAGcatcataaaatttaattaaattctTATGTCCATTCAAAGCTCTCAAAATTTTCACTTCCCTTCTCACATCCTCAATAGCAATAGCAGTAGTCATCTacaaaatcaaaataaacaaTTTTTCATTTCCACATTAATTAAACAAATAAtcaaaattaaattaatttaacAAACTAACCTTAACTTTTTGAATAACCTTAACAGCAACACGATGACCCTTAACATCACCCTTATTATTACCCTTCACAACAGCAGAACAAGTATAACCAAAGTGACCTCTACCAACTTCTTCACCAAGCTGATACTTACTCCCAAAATTCTTCAAAAATCCGAAATTCTTATCAAGACGAGCAACACCTTCACCTTCACCTTCACTCCCCGTCGACACGCTAGCACCATTCGGCTTAACGGAGCCATGTCGTCGAGCTAGAAGCGACCTAATGTGCTTCGCCGGCGACGCTGGTCTGAAGAATCTCCTCGGAGTTCTCGGAGTCGCCGGAGTTTTCGGAAACTTGCCGGAGAATAAATGGTGCGCTGGACTCGGAGAGTAAAAAGGGAAAAACGGtgattttttagggttttggatTTCTGAATTGGTATTAGTTGAAGTGGTTTCTTGTTGTAACTGAATTTCAATGTTAGTTTCAGAATTGGGAGAAGAGAGTGGTTTTGAAGTGCAGAGACCCATTTGGAAAGAATGAGTTAAAGTCAAAGGTGgtgttgtggaagatttggatttGAAAAATGGGGAATTAGTGGTAGTTAAGGTTAGGTTCGTTGATCATGGATATTCTTCTAAAACTGTTTTAATTTAATTTGGTAATGAAAATGATTTAAAGAAAGGGAGAGATATACGCATAACGTAAGTTTAAATTTAGTAAGAGAGATAAATGAAAACGACGAGAATTtcgttttttatttttttgtgttATTGTACGGATTGGAGACAGCTAGGTTCAGTTTCTTCCTTCGTAACGTTTGGTGgttttatttttatatttgaCGATAAAAACATTATGGATGTTGTTCAGCCATAAATTTCTGTATACCGTATCTAATATCTCACCAATAAGTGATGGGTATGTATGTGCacaaattgaaataaaataatttatttgttaaaaaattaaaaatatattcATGTTATAGAAACAGTGTTGGTGTTAGATTGTGtttctcaatttttttttttaaaatatatttttatacTTAATACAGtgtttattattttttatttttttttagaaaatgGTGTTTATTATTTCAATGAGACTGGATGAAGAAAAAAACTTGTTTATGGTATTGTCACTATGCGAAAAAGTATAAAGTTGTCATCGAATTTTATTCATTCCAAAAGAAAATGGAAATTATCGAAAAAATCTCAAAAGAATGATCATCGCAACCAAAATCGAgttcagaagtcggttatgcaagggaaaaGTATTAGTATCCCTCacattcgtcgtactcgacgagaaCCATCTAGGTTGTTTACGCTTGAATGTGTGTCATTATCTTAATGCTTATTTACTAAAAGTATACGGAGTGAAAGTGAGTTTCTTATTAGTCTGATCGCCAAGGATTTGGGCtctcgtgcctatgtatcctcattcgtgcaataaggaagtcagagtctcgtagttcgtggtaaaaataaaTGTTTGTTCGTTGTTTTTGCCTTGTAAAAGGATCTCGGAGTGATGCCCTAAAGCGCAAAAATAAGTTTGATGAGATGATgttgtttttaggttttttgaCAAGATGGTTGATCTGGATTGCTCTACTACACTGAGTGCGCAATCctaattgaattttattgtgttttgaattttatttaagaaaaggtcgattgacgttggatcaagggtttgtttattaTTTATGAAATGGTGATGATCCTAACTTCTAAGGCTGGCTAACCAGCAACAGCAAAACAAAAGAAAACGGGGAAAAAAAGTACACCAAAATAGGGAGAGTGATACATGAAAAATACAAGGGATATGTGCGAGAAATAAAGGGTCTCGTTGTAAGGTAGTCCAAGAGAAAGTTTTGTGTGTGTATTATGTCCTAAGCTAACAAATGGGTAATGGAATTAACATGTCTCCCTATGGTAGTGCCATGAGTGAAAGTCATTCTTGCAATAAAAGATCACAAGTCCAAAGAAACTATGAGTTGTGCATAGGTCAATCATAATAGTCCAAGATCCAAGCAAGAGTCCTAACAAGTCCTCTAAGTCTCTTCATTAAGTCTCACAAAGAAGATTAAGTATTTTTGATCTTTTCcatttttatcatatttttgtcATTTTCCATATTAGATAACAAGATGAAGTCATAACAAAGATGTATAAAGATGAGGTAAAATGATAGTGATGAAGAATGATGACGATGAATGATAGATTGCAAGAATTTAAATGACATGAAATTAACTTGCAAGAAAGTAGAACTTAGAAGTTAGCATTGAATAATGTAAAGGTTATAAGTTAGGTTAAAAGAATAATCCCTTAAGAACCATATATCAACAAATCAAAGGACTCGAACATATGTTTCACCCTGGGATAACCTATCACCCATTCAAAGTTCCAAGAATGATCAATTGATCATTTATTAACATGTTTCAATTgaagaagattgaatcaaccGAAGGATATTCATCTATGGATGATTTGAGATGATGAAGATTAATCAACCAAGCAACCACAAAAGATGAATAAGAGTTAGAATAAAAGAGATAAAAATTAGTTGTTAGAGGTTAATTTACATCGAAGAAATTAAGGTGCAAGAAGTGTCCAATTTATCAATGCTACAGTATCAAAATAAAGTGgcaaaaataaaaggaaaataaaatcaagacaaaaatgaaataaatgaattaaaatcaaATTATAAATGGCAAAAATAAAATGGCCAAATGATAAAATGAAAAGAGTAAGatgaaaataaaatcagaagTGTGTGGTAATTGAATTAAAATGCAATTAAACAAATTATACTACTAATAAGATGAAATTAATTGTGAAATAAAGGAAAATAAGGAAATAAAAACAATtgataaaataaaagaaataaaatcaagagttgaattatgttggaaaaaaatataatgaaaattaaaacaataaaacaaatataaaattttaaaaaagaaataaaatcaaaatgaaaaaACAAGGGGGCAGATAGGACAAGGAGGTCCATATAGCACTGCAAGCAAACCCAAGTCGCTGGAAGCCCATAGCCAGTATGATGGTACGTTGAGGACGCGGATGATCCTTCAACAAATTAGATTTGTTGGATCTAATATAAAAGGTCCACGTGCGCTTAACCTCAGACCCTGCGCAACCCTCGGGTTGGACTACTAACAAAAGTAAGCGCAATGCATGGTCCAGATCAAAAGGAGCATGTGTGAACAGTTAACCATGACCTTATTAAGTCCAATCAGCCAAGTCACACTAAATATCCAACTAGAGAGAGACATCTGGAAATTAAATGTTGGTTAATTTGAATAAAAACGATAAATGGGGGGAGAAACTCGTGAAGAgcttcatcttcaaccttgagatttcaaaaatcaatatccTGCAACTCGTGATTTCAGGTGAAATTGAACATGATTTCcactttgtcttcactcatcgTTGCAGGCTCCATGTTTAGaagccattgattggctctgaaCATGGAGAATTCGAGCTCAAAACAAATGAACACACAATcctaatttaaaaattaaatcCCAACGGTGCAATAATATAGGTTTAAAGGTTAGGGGAAATGTTTAACACGCAACCATGAGTAGACTGGTAACCAGTTTGAATTAAATTGAGCATGTTTTCTACCTTGTCGGAAAACTGTACAAATGCAGATTTCGGTGAAACAGCCAAATGCTCTGATATGGTTGTTTCAGTTATGGATTTTGATCCCCTTAGCTTCAGTGATGCTCAGGGAAGGTGTCTGGATGCGTGGAGTGAGTTGCAAGTGGATGAATCGAGCTAATTGTATGTTATGTTTTAGTGAAGGTGAGTTGTGATTCTGGCAACGTTTCAATGGTTCTCAAACTTGGATGGTGCAAAATGATCATCTATTTATAGAGAATGTGATGGGGAATGATTTGTGATGAATTGATGCGGAAATCGTGTGAACCAAATTTGAGCACGTGCTTCAAATGTGAAGGATTGATGAGCTGGCCAAATGACCAAATCCACTCCAAAATGCGTGTAAATCATTCAGCAATGATGTGACAATCATTTGGTTTCTAGAACCTTTCTTAAGTCTTTTTGTGGCATTTTGTATTGATTTGTATCATGGTATTTTTTTGGTGTATTTGTACCTTGCTCGATTTTTCACTTTGTTGCACATGCCTTTCACATGATTTTGCACATGACTTTGGCTTGTATTGGGCCTGTtattcatttctttttgcacAGTTGTTAATCTTGATTAATCATACTTGCATTTGATGGCTTGGCATGGTACTCCAATGGCATGCCCGAGCTTGTATTGAAGATGATATTGATGTTGCCGCTGCTATTTTCTCATGTTGCTTGTTCTTAACTCAGCCTCAAGAATTGGAGTTGATGTAATTGATGGTTGTATGGTTGTGACCTCATTGAACCCGAGTTGCATAGGCACACCTTGTTTGAATTATTGGTCCTTTATTTGCGTTGCATGAACCATGTTAATAGCTTTGTATGATAATGACACATCATGATACAACCATGACAAATTGAAACTTGATGTATGGATTGGATGATCCTTGTTACCATGTTTGATGATAAGAAAAGTGCAACACTTGAATTTGCATCTAAATCCAATATAACATATACTTGAAATCATTTTACACCATGTTGGATTCTTAATTAGAAATCACTTTTAAAATGGATGAATTATGGCTTTGCTTAAATCAAGTTGAACAAATTTGATCAATCTTGAAATGAGATAATGACCATGAATGGATGACTTTACCAATTCCTTGTCACCTAAGAAATGATGAACATTTTGAAATCTCCTGAGACTTTTCTTTAGACCAAATTGAATCTCTCATTCCATAATGAAAATGCCTTGATCATGAACGCCTATTTAAGCACCATGGTCCTTGAATACAACTACATATCTGAGCATGTTGAAAACAAACATCCACCTTGAATGCACAATGGTTAAATGTTCAAAAATGCAACAAGAATGAATAAACCCTAACCATAAAAGCAACACACAATGCTATGTGACCTTAGTATGACCCTTGGGAAAGCAAATCATATAAACCCTAGTCCTCATCTTTCAATCAAACCAATGAGTAGCCATGCTTGAGGACCAATGCTAATGAAATTTCatgatgaatgaatgatatgTATGATAGGGTAAAAATAAGGGTGTGACAGGTATTATTAATTTCTTTGCTAATTATGATACTTTTGAAAGAAAACTGAATTATAAAAGTTTGTTATAGTATTTAAATTATTGACGCATTATATAATGTTTTAcaattttatatattttaaaaaaattaattatgTCAAAAATAATAGTTAATATTTTTATAAAGTACTTGTTTATAATATGATTTAGGGTTCAATCTAATCACCAAAAAGATAAAATGAGTTTGAAGTTCACTAGTTTGCGAAGTATGAGAATAAGTACTTTGGGACCAATCATAACCTTATGGATGTGCATCACGTGGTAATTTGTGATTCATGTCATCTTTGTAGCAATCGTCTAACTGCTTTTAGGACTTTAGACCTTATCTATGAGGCATGTAACAAAGGTATGCCTTAAATAAAGTTACACAATTTTGTTTTGTTTAACCCTTTGACTCTCTAAAACTTTTGGAAGATCAATGTCATCCTTCGTTGAATCCTTTCAACTCTACTTATTACCAACAGATATGTTCGAGATCAGTGGTGGAATTTGTGCGAATAATTTCTTGATTTTGATCTCACTCAAAGAAACCATGGTTATTAGAAAATTCAGGGGGAATTATTGCAATTTCAAAGACAATAGAAACAGTAGGCGTAATCGATCTCCACTCCCTAAACAAATGAGGAATATTATCAAATTCATTCATATTGCAAGGTCAACAAATAGGCTATCGAGTTCAAGATCATCCTAGCGAGGAAACTTTGTCTCAAAACCATCCCATTCATGGAAACAGTCGAAACGAGTATCTAATAAATCTATTTCAACACCAATCAAAGATGATCAACAAGAAGAATCAACACCTCCCCTGAGTGAAGAGGGATAAAAAATAGATTTCGAGAATCATCATGTTGAAGGAGTtttgcgatccaaaacgcagcggaaattaaaattttctcctttagagatccttacgaatgggcatgatcagtgatagaatagttacctcttgtgacgattgaaacctttggtgcagatctacggagcgatcatgaacgttgaacgatgacaacgcctctactcagtccacacgaacggatttcttcaatctcagtgctagctggtacgaatgaaggctttgagtgtgtgtgtatgtgtgtgtgtgtgtgtgtgtgtgtgtgtgtgtgtgagagagagagagagagagagagagagagagagagagaacgaaaatgcaaccgcaatgaatgcttctacataagggttctatttatagaaccacttgtgtgggcttcaagctaaaaagcccacttaagtgtatttggcccatatcttataatatgcccaaaatcacttaagcacgtggtaccttaccatatttcgcattctacttaagtacattgtaccttacgatgttctacaattcatttaagtgcatcgtaccttacggtgttccttagttactctatctttcatcaatccatcctttgtgtgtgaccttgtaggttttcgcgacattggcaattatattaaatcacgtatttaacataataaacagtgagcggtatctagcaacacatcactgctacccaagacacgaaaatgtcatgtgatctgacaattccttctatgataatacttatgtgtagaattacccttttgcccttatgtctatattgaacacaaggcatagactgtgtcatccttgtccagttcaatattgggcccatagacatttatcctgttatgcaggatgggaaaattccatctaggtcactcatgtccctcagcatgcttcgtggagtacccatcaactgtctttatggttatccagttaccgacaatatttgatcagcaataaagcactcgactatacatctagggtccatagtggtttcaggtcgaagggtggtatacaccattatcaccatgagaataacttatgacactttgcataactttctatatagtattctcatagcgggtcaatccagtataaatattactcttaatattcatacctatgtttaagacttgataactccttatccatgatccatgagatgtgatcatcagtctatatacataatagtcttaatactttagtgttatcccacttcacaataaagctcgactacagatactttaagaataatgtccttatgtttaatgtgatctcatgatcaagtcacacttgatacattaaac includes:
- the LOC127074474 gene encoding CDPK-related kinase 5, which encodes MGLCTSKPLSSPNSETNIEIQLQQETTSTNTNSEIQNPKKSPFFPFYSPSPAHHLFSGKFPKTPATPRTPRRFFRPASPAKHIRSLLARRHGSVKPNGASVSTGSEGEGEGVARLDKNFGFLKNFGSKYQLGEEVGRGHFGYTCSAVVKGNNKGDVKGHRVAVKVIQKVKMTTAIAIEDVRREVKILRALNGHKNLIKFYDAYEDHDNVYIVMELCEGGELLDRILSRGGKYSEEDAKAVMTQILNIVAFCHLQGVVHRDLKPENFLFSTKDENSELKAIDFGLSDFVKPDERLNDIVGSAYYVAPEVLHRAYSTEADVWSIGVIAYILLCGSRPFWARTESGIFRSVLKADPSFDEPPWPSLSDDAKDFVKRLLNKDPRKRMTAAQALGHPWIKSYKDVKIPLDILVFKLMKAYMRSSSLRKAALRALSKTLAADELNYLKEQFSLLEPNKNGTISLENIKVALMKNATDAMKESRIPDLLASVTFNALQFRRMDFDEFCAAALSVHQLEALDRWDQHARCAYEIFEKNGNRAIMIEELASELGLGPTVPVHAVLHDWIRHTDGKLSFLGFVKLLHGPSRSLVKPQ